One genomic window of Alphaproteobacteria bacterium includes the following:
- a CDS encoding antiporter produces MTNIEKWDVEDDAFWSSTGKRIARRNLWISIPSLLCGFAVWLYWGIITVQMLNLGFPFAKSELFMLSAIAGFCGATLRIPSTFFIRIAGGRNTIFFTTALLMIPAVGTGIALQDMETPLWVFQVLALLSGFGGGNFASSMSNISFFFPKRVQGLALGLNAGLGNAGVTTMQILVPLVMTFGVFGSLTGDPMTLQSTSGTLVGKIPAGSQTWIQNAGFVWLILLVPLAFAGWFGMNNIRTQDVTPVVAGGPLGAFSRITAMLLVGFVTAASGLFLILPAPIGLGWPIWSKWFVLLGVIAATVLLLYYVCFFVKDNLRRQYGIFKNKHTWVMSVIYTMTFGSFIGYSAAFPLAIKVIFGYQHLEVDGVLTHDTLNPNGPSALMFAWLGPFIGALIRPIGGWISDKVGGAKVTQVITVLMIVSAFGVAYFMQAAYQSATPEDYFVPFFLLFLLLFAGSGIGNGSTFRTIAMIFPKEQAGPALGWTSAVAAYGAFIIPQVFSEQIKAATPQYALYGFAVFYLVCLVLNWWYYLGPKREFDNP; encoded by the coding sequence ATGACTAATATCGAAAAATGGGACGTCGAGGATGATGCATTCTGGAGTTCGACCGGGAAGCGCATCGCTAGACGCAACCTTTGGATATCGATCCCCAGCTTGCTTTGCGGATTCGCGGTTTGGCTGTACTGGGGCATCATAACGGTACAAATGCTCAATCTTGGCTTTCCCTTTGCCAAGTCCGAGTTGTTCATGCTCTCTGCGATCGCTGGGTTCTGCGGTGCTACGCTCCGCATTCCGAGCACGTTTTTCATCCGCATCGCTGGCGGTCGAAATACCATCTTTTTCACCACCGCTCTACTGATGATTCCAGCCGTCGGGACGGGCATCGCGCTGCAGGACATGGAAACGCCGCTATGGGTTTTCCAAGTGCTGGCCTTGCTATCGGGATTCGGCGGAGGCAATTTTGCCTCGTCGATGTCCAACATCAGCTTTTTCTTTCCCAAGCGCGTACAAGGCCTGGCGCTCGGCCTGAACGCGGGACTCGGCAATGCCGGTGTGACGACCATGCAAATATTGGTGCCGCTGGTGATGACTTTTGGTGTTTTTGGATCGCTGACGGGCGATCCCATGACCTTGCAAAGCACCTCCGGCACGTTGGTTGGCAAGATTCCGGCCGGCTCGCAAACCTGGATTCAAAACGCCGGCTTTGTCTGGCTGATCCTTCTCGTGCCGCTGGCCTTCGCCGGTTGGTTTGGTATGAACAACATCCGAACGCAGGATGTGACACCGGTAGTAGCCGGCGGTCCGCTGGGTGCGTTCTCCCGTATCACAGCGATGCTCTTGGTAGGGTTCGTCACTGCTGCCAGCGGTCTCTTCTTGATTCTTCCGGCGCCGATCGGCTTGGGCTGGCCAATATGGTCTAAGTGGTTCGTACTCCTCGGCGTTATCGCCGCGACGGTCCTCCTGCTTTACTACGTGTGCTTTTTCGTCAAAGACAATCTTCGGCGCCAGTACGGAATTTTCAAGAATAAGCATACCTGGGTCATGAGTGTCATATACACCATGACCTTCGGTTCCTTCATTGGCTATTCAGCTGCTTTTCCACTCGCCATAAAGGTCATCTTCGGATACCAGCACCTTGAGGTCGATGGCGTCCTGACGCACGACACCCTCAATCCGAATGGCCCGAGCGCCCTGATGTTCGCTTGGCTTGGCCCCTTCATCGGAGCTCTGATACGTCCCATCGGTGGCTGGATCTCGGATAAGGTCGGCGGGGCCAAGGTCACTCAGGTCATCACCGTCCTGATGATCGTGAGCGCCTTTGGCGTGGCTTATTTCATGCAGGCTGCTTATCAATCTGCGACGCCGGAAGACTACTTCGTGCCGTTCTTCCTGCTTTTTCTGCTGCTATTTGCCGGCTCCGGGATAGGTAACGGCTCGACCTTCCGAACCATTGCCATGATCTTTCCAAAGGAGCAAGCGGGACCGGCCTTGGGCTGGACTTCGGCGGTAGCGGCCTACGGCGCCTTTATCATACCCCAGGTGTTCAGTGAGCAGATAAAAGCGGCTACGCCGCAATACGCTCTTTATGGGTTTGCGGTTTTTTACCTTGTCTGTCTGGTTCTGAACTGGTGGTACTACCTTGGACCGAAAAGAGAATTCGACAACCCCTAG
- a CDS encoding MFS transporter: protein MPSDSFHYEKRKQYTVLTMSTVAFTVNFMVWTMFSIIGIKIKGELDLNETEFGLLVATPILTGSLVRLPLGLLTDRFGGRIVYFIQMLLVAASTYGLAFADQYWQYLIIGLFVGLAGGSFAIGIAYTSAWFSKRQQGTAMGIFGAGNAGAAVTNLVAPLIVVTFGWRTVPEIYSVVMLVMAILFWLFTYPDPLLEERRREGNLPRLVDQLVPLRDQRVWRYGLAYYSVFGGFVALALWLPKYYMQEYELSLMQASYIALAFTLPAGVIRALGGWFSDKWGGDNVTWWVFWVSIICLFFLSYPATTFTVHGISGDITFNLAVSVIFFTFLIFIVGIAMGIGGASVYRSLADGYPGNMGAVGGLVGVIGGLGGFTLPIIFGIAADASGVRSSTFMVMYAVLAGVMIWTWAAARQERLEMLRNNTEFREQVIRDEVEAAAQRRGSWLRYWRPEDRAFWEKTGRAIALRNMIFSMPPLLLSLAVWTVWSVVVVELPRVGFEFTTSQLFWLAAAPGLSGAALRLLYSFFVPVFGGRNWTVFSTASLLIPTMWMALAVQDPSTDYVIFFIIAILCGFGGGNFSSSMANISLFFPQRMQGAALGWSAGIGNLGIGLVQAVVPLVIYAGAFTILGGEPQTRVDGDAVSKVWLQNAGFAWVPFILGATFAAALGQDNIREARATFAEQAVIFRRKHAWVLACLYTGTFGSFIGFSVAFPILIYALFPQSEMVRWVFVGPLLGAMVRPLGGWLADRIGGAKVTVWSFAGMALAAVGLLLSLPAGSGGDANSFFLVFVALFFTAGVGNGSVFHLVPAVFRKLHEGRAVSQSEVARDTSISTGEIEASVALGFTASIGALAMFIIPAMVAVSIENTGSPRSALFFFIAFYLACLFVTWWWYRRQGAEVRCD from the coding sequence ATGCCCAGCGATAGCTTTCACTACGAGAAAAGGAAACAATACACCGTCCTAACCATGAGTACGGTGGCCTTTACGGTCAACTTCATGGTTTGGACGATGTTTTCAATCATTGGCATCAAGATCAAGGGTGAGCTCGATCTGAACGAGACCGAGTTTGGGCTTTTGGTTGCAACACCTATACTTACCGGCTCTTTGGTGCGTTTGCCACTTGGCCTTCTAACCGACCGTTTCGGCGGGCGTATCGTCTACTTTATACAGATGCTCCTGGTTGCCGCGTCGACTTATGGCTTGGCTTTCGCGGATCAGTATTGGCAATACCTCATCATCGGCCTGTTTGTGGGCCTTGCCGGCGGCTCCTTCGCCATCGGCATCGCCTATACCTCGGCTTGGTTCAGCAAACGGCAGCAAGGCACGGCGATGGGAATATTCGGCGCCGGCAACGCCGGTGCGGCCGTGACGAACTTAGTTGCTCCGCTGATAGTAGTGACCTTTGGCTGGCGCACAGTACCGGAAATTTACTCGGTAGTAATGCTGGTGATGGCTATCCTTTTTTGGCTGTTCACCTATCCCGATCCGCTGCTGGAGGAGCGTCGACGAGAGGGAAATCTGCCGCGGCTTGTCGACCAACTCGTGCCTCTGCGGGATCAGAGAGTGTGGCGATACGGTCTTGCCTATTACTCCGTGTTCGGCGGATTCGTGGCGTTGGCCCTGTGGTTGCCAAAATACTACATGCAGGAATACGAGCTGAGCTTGATGCAGGCGTCGTATATCGCATTGGCATTTACGCTGCCAGCTGGCGTGATCCGGGCCCTGGGTGGTTGGTTCTCGGATAAATGGGGCGGTGATAACGTTACTTGGTGGGTATTTTGGGTTTCGATAATTTGTCTGTTTTTTCTCTCCTACCCGGCAACTACCTTCACCGTTCATGGAATATCTGGCGATATTACATTCAATCTTGCCGTTAGCGTAATTTTCTTCACCTTCCTAATCTTTATTGTTGGCATCGCCATGGGCATAGGCGGGGCCAGCGTCTATCGCAGTCTGGCCGACGGATATCCTGGCAATATGGGTGCGGTAGGTGGGCTGGTCGGTGTGATTGGTGGCCTCGGCGGTTTCACTTTGCCAATCATATTCGGAATCGCAGCGGACGCCTCGGGTGTGCGCAGCAGTACCTTCATGGTGATGTATGCTGTTCTTGCAGGGGTGATGATCTGGACCTGGGCTGCCGCTAGGCAAGAGCGCCTAGAAATGCTGCGAAATAACACCGAATTTCGGGAACAGGTGATCCGCGATGAGGTGGAGGCAGCGGCGCAGCGTCGCGGCAGCTGGCTGAGATACTGGCGCCCAGAAGACAGGGCCTTCTGGGAAAAGACCGGGCGGGCTATTGCCCTGCGTAACATGATCTTTTCCATGCCGCCGTTGCTGTTGTCTCTCGCAGTGTGGACGGTCTGGAGCGTGGTGGTTGTCGAATTGCCGCGTGTCGGCTTCGAGTTCACGACAAGTCAGCTTTTCTGGCTGGCAGCTGCACCAGGTCTTTCGGGCGCCGCGTTGCGCCTGCTCTATTCCTTCTTCGTGCCCGTTTTCGGGGGCAGGAACTGGACCGTGTTCAGCACCGCATCGTTGCTGATCCCGACCATGTGGATGGCCTTGGCAGTTCAGGATCCAAGCACTGATTACGTCATATTTTTTATCATTGCTATACTATGTGGGTTTGGTGGCGGTAATTTCTCCAGCAGTATGGCCAATATCAGCTTATTCTTTCCCCAGCGCATGCAAGGTGCCGCTCTGGGCTGGAGCGCTGGAATCGGAAATCTTGGCATCGGTCTGGTGCAGGCGGTGGTGCCTCTGGTGATCTATGCCGGCGCCTTCACCATCCTGGGCGGCGAGCCCCAGACCCGTGTCGACGGCGATGCGGTGAGCAAGGTTTGGTTGCAGAATGCTGGCTTCGCCTGGGTGCCGTTTATACTCGGCGCCACCTTTGCCGCTGCCTTGGGCCAGGACAACATTCGCGAGGCGCGGGCGACGTTTGCGGAACAGGCCGTGATCTTTCGCCGCAAACACGCCTGGGTTCTGGCCTGCCTCTATACCGGTACTTTCGGCTCTTTCATCGGCTTTTCTGTCGCCTTTCCCATCCTTATCTATGCCCTGTTTCCACAGTCGGAGATGGTTCGGTGGGTCTTCGTCGGGCCACTGCTGGGGGCCATGGTTCGGCCGCTCGGGGGTTGGCTGGCAGATCGCATCGGCGGGGCCAAAGTGACGGTCTGGAGCTTTGCGGGCATGGCGCTGGCGGCGGTTGGTCTGTTGCTGAGTCTGCCGGCCGGGTCCGGCGGTGACGCGAACAGTTTTTTCCTGGTTTTCGTGGCGCTGTTCTTCACCGCTGGCGTCGGCAACGGATCGGTCTTCCATCTCGTACCGGCCGTATTTCGCAAGCTTCACGAGGGCCGAGCGGTGAGCCAATCTGAGGTCGCGCGAGATACTTCCATATCGACCGGAGAGATCGAAGCATCCGTGGCGCTAGGCTTTACCGCCTCGATCGGGGCGCTGGCGATGTTCATCATTCCGGCAATGGTTGCCGTGTCTATCGAGAACACAGGCAGCCCGCGGTCGGCCCTATTCTTCTTCATAGCGTTCTACCTGGCTTGTTTGTTTGTTACCTGGTGGTGGTACAGGCGTCAGGGAGCCGAGGTCAGGTGCGACTGA
- a CDS encoding respiratory nitrate reductase subunit gamma: protein MWENFFFIGLPYIAILFLVGGTIYRGCSGMMSSYRGKWDLSVRGDYLWTTRSTGFFGRASIGPASLCLHWGIIILFFAHIIGFIGGAYNLASWVNFFQWAGLGGGVLFFYGIVWAFLRRMAIPQVRAMSKLDDYIILLFLILISGLGLYQSAVERLFGISYSVGPWLGSIFKLQPDASMIAGAPLVNQLHVIVALIFFSYLPFTKLVHIFSYPFAYFTRPFISMRRYVALKK, encoded by the coding sequence ATGTGGGAGAACTTCTTTTTCATTGGACTGCCGTACATCGCCATCTTGTTTTTGGTTGGTGGCACGATATATCGCGGCTGTAGCGGCATGATGAGCAGCTATCGCGGCAAGTGGGATCTGTCCGTCCGCGGTGACTACCTATGGACTACCCGCTCCACCGGATTCTTCGGTAGGGCATCGATTGGCCCAGCGTCCTTGTGCCTGCACTGGGGCATAATCATCCTGTTTTTCGCGCACATCATCGGCTTTATCGGTGGTGCTTACAACCTGGCGTCCTGGGTCAACTTTTTCCAATGGGCGGGACTTGGTGGCGGCGTTCTGTTTTTCTATGGAATTGTTTGGGCTTTCCTACGGAGAATGGCCATTCCGCAAGTGAGGGCCATGAGCAAGCTGGATGATTATATCATCCTACTGTTCTTGATCTTAATCAGTGGTCTCGGGCTTTATCAGTCTGCCGTCGAAAGGCTTTTCGGAATATCCTATTCGGTTGGACCATGGCTCGGCAGCATTTTCAAGCTGCAGCCCGATGCTTCCATGATTGCGGGTGCTCCGTTGGTGAACCAGCTGCATGTAATTGTTGCATTGATCTTTTTCAGCTATCTACCTTTCACCAAGCTGGTGCATATATTCAGCTATCCATTCGCATACTTTACGAGGCCATTTATTTCTATGAGACGATACGTTGCACTAAAAAAATAA
- the narH gene encoding nitrate reductase subunit beta yields MKVKAQIGMTFNLEKCIGCNTCTVACKNVWTNREGAEYMWWNNVETKPGIGYPKQWENQDVWKGGWVRNGNKLKLRYGSKAYMLSNLFMNPHTPEMADYYGDGDVYTFTYDDLHSSEQSTQQPVGRPKSMVTEEEDIPINWGVNWEDNAGGAHITGKHDVNFDEMSEREKEAVLKFRDVFYFYLPRICNHCLNPACVGSCPSGAAYKREEDGVVLIDQNRCRNWRYCVSACPYKKPYYNWSSGKMEKCILCYPRIESGLPPVCFHSCVGKIRSFGVLLYDLDRVEEAAMADDKDLVEAQREVILDPFDETVIAAAKESGISDDWIDAAQRSPVYKIIKKWKLALPLHPEFRTMPSLFYIPPLAPMITSAGKDSPSGEDVFDMEKPSDGPLLSLDELEKLRVPLQYLASMFGAGNEDVVKTALLRQLAIRHYQRSIRVDGTPNKEVLDKVGLSEEDANGIVRALSLAFYDERFVVPTTKRESADISPYTERGVAGFDQMTPWSPLKRRKSYFKSYHTESKDYE; encoded by the coding sequence ATGAAAGTCAAAGCTCAAATCGGTATGACGTTCAACCTGGAGAAGTGTATCGGCTGCAACACTTGCACGGTCGCCTGCAAGAATGTGTGGACGAACCGGGAAGGCGCCGAATACATGTGGTGGAACAACGTCGAGACCAAGCCAGGTATCGGCTATCCCAAGCAATGGGAAAACCAGGATGTATGGAAGGGAGGATGGGTGCGGAATGGCAACAAGCTGAAACTGCGCTATGGCAGTAAGGCCTACATGCTCTCCAATCTCTTTATGAACCCCCACACGCCGGAGATGGCCGACTACTATGGGGACGGCGACGTTTATACCTTCACCTATGATGACCTCCACTCCTCCGAGCAATCGACGCAGCAACCTGTCGGCAGGCCGAAATCCATGGTCACCGAGGAGGAGGATATCCCCATCAACTGGGGTGTGAATTGGGAAGACAATGCCGGCGGTGCCCACATCACCGGTAAGCACGACGTGAACTTTGACGAGATGAGCGAGCGCGAAAAGGAGGCGGTACTAAAGTTCAGAGACGTCTTTTATTTTTATCTTCCGCGCATATGCAATCACTGCCTCAATCCGGCTTGTGTTGGTTCCTGCCCATCGGGGGCCGCCTACAAGAGGGAGGAAGACGGTGTCGTTCTCATCGATCAAAACAGGTGCCGAAACTGGCGTTATTGCGTTTCGGCCTGCCCCTACAAGAAGCCGTATTACAATTGGTCTAGCGGCAAGATGGAGAAATGTATTCTCTGTTATCCGAGGATCGAGTCGGGTCTGCCTCCGGTTTGCTTCCATTCCTGTGTCGGCAAGATTCGCTCTTTCGGTGTTCTGCTCTACGACTTAGATCGGGTAGAGGAAGCCGCAATGGCCGATGACAAGGATCTGGTCGAGGCCCAAAGGGAGGTGATCCTCGATCCCTTCGACGAGACCGTGATCGCGGCAGCCAAGGAAAGCGGCATCAGCGATGATTGGATCGACGCCGCGCAACGCTCACCGGTCTACAAGATCATTAAGAAGTGGAAGTTGGCGCTGCCGCTGCACCCCGAGTTCCGGACCATGCCGAGCCTGTTCTACATACCGCCGTTGGCGCCGATGATAACCAGCGCCGGAAAGGATTCACCAAGCGGCGAGGATGTCTTCGACATGGAGAAGCCGTCGGACGGCCCGCTGCTTTCGCTCGACGAGCTCGAGAAGCTTCGGGTGCCGTTACAATATCTCGCCAGCATGTTCGGCGCCGGAAACGAGGACGTGGTGAAGACTGCGCTGCTGCGACAACTCGCGATACGGCACTACCAGCGAAGCATAAGGGTCGATGGCACGCCGAATAAGGAAGTGCTCGACAAGGTCGGTCTGAGCGAAGAGGACGCCAATGGAATTGTGCGGGCGCTGTCCCTGGCATTCTACGATGAGCGCTTCGTGGTGCCGACGACCAAGCGCGAATCCGCGGACATCAGTCCCTATACGGAGCGTGGCGTCGCTGGGTTCGACCAGATGACACCATGGTCGCCGTTGAAGCGCAGAAAGAGTTATTTCAAGTCGTATCACACAGAATCGAAAGACTATGAATAA
- a CDS encoding nitrate reductase subunit alpha, with protein sequence MRDSSKWFSVSEASRSWEEFYRKRWSYDYSVRSGHGVNCSMACSWEVFVKDGLICWELQKTDYPQIDPDIPNVEPRGCQRGVTASWYPYSPLRPKFPYVRKVLWDFYAEERKSGKDPVEAYASIVEDEERSKKYKAARGKAGWKRVSWDESTELIAAAQIHTIKKHGPDHMANFSPIPAMSLLSFISGHRYNNLLGGIYCSYYEWYHDLPHVSSSMFGDQTENCESSDWYLGTYWVVAGSNINMTRTADAHFLSEAKYRGSKIVVLSPNYSDVTKYADTWVPLVPGSDGAYLMACIHVILKEFYVDKETPYFTDYVKQYTNQPFLVVLDKDGDKYQMGRFVRASDIAEYAGEENADWKLIMTDGEGKLHLPTGSVGFRWEKEPTGNWNLQLKNAVTQEEFDPLLTLLGNEDRNAMVSFSNFTDTFNIDMGKTEGKGQKAVEFLREVPAKTIRTNDGKELVVTTAFDLLMAQAGVARGELGGDYPEDYNDPKPYTPAWQEAQTGVSRDLAIQVGREFADNAEKTKGKSLFITGPGIQHFYHGASLYYRNEAVMLALCGCNGVNGGNFNHYVGTQHTRLNAAFVNLSGALDWSRPPRLMNTTSLWYFHTGQWRYDNMSLDTQWSTGAKKLPEFNHAADMNSLAVRLGWLPFFPQVDKTNPMELYKDAVKAGCNSDQEVKDWVAGQFRSGKLNFAINDVDAPENRLKMVTVYRGNLIGTSMRGHELALKHWLGTHNNVLWDEEPAKDLVKEIEWHEDSPVGKLDFLVNLNIRMDSTANYSDVVLPAAFWYEKYDVTFGDMHTFVHPLTPATQPPWEAKHDWDAFRIIAKKFSKMAEKHFPEPVKDIVFNALWMDSPDQLAQPLGEVRDWKNGDTELVPGKTFPNIAIVERDYTKVYEKMVSLGPLVSKPKGYGSKGQYADLTPIVEEELKHNQALDVKNDRVYFEKPEQACELILQISPELNGRLSHLFFKEMEKKVGLPMADMVESVKNRKVHYKDIISQPRRIHITPQWSALLHDSDGKQRTFGPWTMNVERLKPWHTLSGRQEIYYDHEGIRELGEALPTNKPPLDMVAIGDIDLAKAGPKSKIFRFITPHGKWQIHSSFRDHWPMMHMSRGGPTVWLNPDDATEIEVRDNDWVEMFCENGIEVVRAVVSHQVPRNMAITYHQVERHVNVPLSPLAKKHGASDLRGGNNNATTRILMNPATMIGGYAQFSYYINYWGTSPSERDHGVIIRKMPLGSENRPIYQESELHKLPSE encoded by the coding sequence ATGAGAGATAGCAGCAAGTGGTTTAGTGTTAGTGAGGCTTCTCGATCGTGGGAGGAGTTTTACAGAAAACGATGGAGTTATGACTACAGCGTGCGCTCGGGTCATGGTGTGAACTGCTCGATGGCCTGCAGCTGGGAAGTCTTCGTAAAGGACGGCCTAATATGCTGGGAGCTGCAAAAAACGGACTATCCACAGATTGATCCTGATATTCCGAACGTAGAGCCTAGGGGCTGCCAAAGAGGCGTCACGGCTTCCTGGTATCCCTACAGCCCCTTGCGGCCGAAATTTCCGTACGTACGTAAGGTGTTGTGGGATTTCTATGCCGAAGAGCGCAAGAGCGGCAAGGATCCAGTCGAGGCCTATGCCAGCATCGTCGAAGACGAGGAGCGCTCGAAGAAGTACAAGGCCGCGAGAGGAAAAGCGGGCTGGAAGAGGGTCAGCTGGGACGAATCGACGGAGCTTATCGCGGCGGCTCAAATCCACACCATCAAGAAGCATGGCCCAGACCACATGGCCAACTTCTCTCCCATTCCCGCCATGAGTCTGCTAAGCTTTATATCTGGTCACAGGTACAATAATTTGCTTGGCGGTATTTATTGCAGCTACTATGAGTGGTACCACGACCTTCCACATGTTTCTTCCTCGATGTTCGGAGATCAGACGGAAAATTGCGAAAGCTCTGACTGGTATCTCGGCACCTACTGGGTTGTCGCCGGCTCGAACATAAATATGACCCGCACCGCGGACGCGCATTTCCTTTCCGAAGCGAAATACCGTGGCTCCAAGATTGTGGTTCTCTCGCCCAACTATTCCGACGTGACGAAATATGCCGACACCTGGGTGCCGCTTGTGCCCGGGAGCGACGGCGCCTATCTCATGGCCTGCATCCACGTCATCCTCAAGGAGTTCTACGTCGATAAGGAAACGCCCTATTTCACGGATTACGTGAAGCAATATACCAACCAGCCATTCCTCGTCGTGCTCGATAAGGACGGTGACAAATATCAGATGGGGCGCTTTGTGCGGGCCTCCGACATTGCCGAATATGCTGGTGAGGAAAACGCCGATTGGAAGCTAATCATGACCGACGGCGAGGGAAAGTTGCACCTTCCCACGGGCTCGGTCGGTTTCAGGTGGGAGAAAGAGCCGACCGGCAACTGGAATCTTCAGCTGAAGAACGCGGTTACCCAAGAGGAGTTCGATCCGCTCCTGACACTCCTCGGTAACGAAGACCGGAATGCCATGGTCTCGTTCAGTAACTTCACCGATACCTTCAATATCGACATGGGTAAGACCGAAGGTAAAGGCCAGAAAGCCGTAGAGTTCTTGCGCGAGGTTCCGGCCAAGACCATCAGGACGAACGATGGTAAAGAATTGGTCGTAACCACCGCCTTCGATCTTTTGATGGCACAAGCCGGCGTGGCAAGAGGCGAGCTGGGCGGCGATTATCCCGAAGACTACAACGACCCCAAACCGTATACCCCGGCCTGGCAGGAGGCACAGACCGGCGTCAGCCGCGACCTCGCCATCCAGGTGGGCAGGGAATTCGCCGACAATGCCGAAAAGACAAAGGGCAAGTCCCTGTTCATAACGGGCCCGGGAATTCAGCACTTCTATCACGGTGCCTCTTTGTATTATCGCAACGAGGCGGTGATGCTCGCGCTTTGCGGCTGCAACGGTGTCAATGGCGGAAATTTCAACCATTATGTCGGCACTCAGCACACGCGCCTAAACGCGGCCTTCGTCAATCTCAGCGGCGCTCTCGACTGGTCGCGGCCACCGCGCCTGATGAACACCACCTCCTTATGGTATTTCCATACCGGGCAATGGCGCTACGACAACATGTCGCTCGACACCCAGTGGTCCACGGGGGCGAAGAAGCTTCCCGAGTTCAACCACGCCGCCGACATGAACTCCCTCGCCGTGAGACTGGGATGGCTGCCGTTCTTCCCGCAGGTCGACAAGACCAACCCGATGGAACTCTACAAGGATGCCGTCAAGGCGGGCTGCAATTCCGACCAAGAGGTGAAGGATTGGGTCGCCGGGCAGTTCAGGAGCGGCAAGCTGAATTTCGCGATCAATGACGTGGATGCGCCCGAGAACCGCCTAAAAATGGTTACCGTTTACCGCGGCAACCTGATCGGCACCAGCATGCGGGGGCATGAATTGGCGCTGAAGCACTGGCTCGGCACGCACAACAATGTGCTCTGGGACGAGGAGCCGGCAAAAGATTTGGTCAAGGAAATCGAGTGGCATGAGGATTCGCCGGTCGGCAAGCTTGATTTTCTGGTGAACCTCAATATTCGAATGGATTCGACGGCTAACTATTCTGATGTCGTTCTGCCGGCCGCCTTCTGGTACGAGAAATACGATGTCACCTTTGGCGACATGCACACATTCGTGCATCCCCTGACGCCGGCAACGCAGCCGCCGTGGGAGGCTAAGCACGACTGGGATGCGTTCAGGATCATTGCCAAAAAATTCTCGAAAATGGCTGAGAAGCATTTTCCTGAGCCGGTCAAGGATATCGTCTTCAACGCCTTGTGGATGGACAGTCCAGACCAGCTCGCTCAGCCATTGGGCGAGGTCAGGGACTGGAAAAACGGCGATACCGAGCTGGTCCCGGGCAAGACCTTCCCGAACATCGCTATCGTCGAAAGAGACTATACTAAGGTTTACGAAAAAATGGTCTCGCTCGGCCCGTTGGTCAGCAAGCCCAAGGGCTATGGCTCGAAAGGCCAATACGCCGATTTGACGCCTATCGTCGAGGAGGAGCTCAAGCACAACCAGGCGCTAGACGTGAAGAACGACCGCGTCTATTTCGAAAAACCTGAGCAGGCGTGCGAGCTAATTCTGCAGATATCTCCTGAGCTTAACGGCCGTCTGTCGCACCTCTTTTTCAAGGAAATGGAAAAGAAGGTCGGTTTGCCGATGGCCGATATGGTCGAGTCGGTCAAGAACCGGAAAGTCCACTACAAGGATATCATTTCCCAGCCGCGCAGAATCCATATCACGCCACAATGGAGCGCGTTGTTGCACGACTCGGACGGCAAGCAGCGAACCTTTGGCCCCTGGACCATGAACGTGGAACGGCTGAAGCCGTGGCACACGCTTTCCGGACGCCAGGAGATCTATTACGACCACGAGGGCATCAGGGAACTCGGAGAGGCGCTGCCGACGAATAAGCCGCCGTTGGACATGGTCGCGATCGGCGATATCGATTTGGCCAAAGCCGGACCAAAGTCGAAGATATTCCGCTTCATCACGCCGCATGGGAAATGGCAGATACACAGCTCGTTCCGAGACCATTGGCCCATGATGCACATGTCGCGGGGCGGGCCTACGGTATGGTTGAATCCCGACGATGCGACAGAAATAGAGGTGCGCGATAACGACTGGGTCGAGATGTTCTGCGAGAACGGCATCGAAGTTGTAAGAGCGGTCGTAAGCCATCAGGTGCCGCGCAACATGGCTATCACCTACCATCAGGTAGAACGCCATGTGAACGTTCCGCTGTCGCCGCTTGCCAAGAAGCACGGCGCCTCGGACCTGCGCGGCGGAAACAACAATGCCACCACGAGAATCCTGATGAATCCGGCGACGATGATCGGCGGTTATGCCCAATTCTCCTATTACATAAACTATTGGGGAACGAGTCCGTCCGAACGCGACCATGGGGTGATAATTCGAAAAATGCCCTTGGGGTCTGAGAACAGACCGATCTATCAGGAAAGCGAACTCCATAAGTTGCCAAGTGAATGA
- a CDS encoding cytochrome c gives MLAKMSVGLSGRWWIPTLGILMIAAWAGSINHGEAAEDGEEVFAEFCTMCHTIGEGKLIGPDLKGVTSRREAAWLERQIKDPEALIAENDPIAMQLLQEADDMPMPQLPLTDEQVAAVITYLKSTEQQTVVTVGLPHQYVPTLAISIALLLGLTFVGFIVSKKKKVDVR, from the coding sequence ATGTTGGCGAAAATGAGTGTTGGATTATCAGGCAGATGGTGGATTCCTACGTTAGGCATCCTGATGATTGCCGCTTGGGCGGGGTCGATCAATCATGGCGAGGCGGCAGAGGACGGCGAGGAAGTTTTCGCCGAATTTTGCACAATGTGCCACACGATTGGCGAAGGTAAATTGATAGGACCTGATCTGAAAGGCGTGACGTCACGCCGGGAAGCTGCTTGGCTCGAGCGACAGATCAAGGACCCTGAGGCGCTGATCGCTGAAAACGACCCGATCGCGATGCAGTTGTTGCAGGAAGCTGACGATATGCCGATGCCACAGCTTCCGCTAACAGATGAGCAAGTGGCCGCAGTCATCACTTATTTAAAGAGCACGGAACAGCAAACTGTAGTGACGGTTGGCCTTCCCCATCAATATGTTCCTACACTGGCCATAAGCATAGCGCTATTGCTCGGACTAACTTTTGTAGGGTTTATAGTAAGTAAGAAAAAGAAAGTAGACGTAAGATAA